The following are from one region of the Halodesulfurarchaeum sp. HSR-GB genome:
- a CDS encoding extracellular solute-binding protein yields MTSPVSDTVRSRWAGTGHDGGTLSRRGFLQAAGAAGLGTLAGCLGGHSDVSVLSAGSLATLFEDTIGPAFGDAHEYGYRGEFHGSNAVMRMVLDEQKRPDVIVSADAELLRTRLPDDVAPWDVVFGSNALVIAYGPETTVGERLEADEPWHEVLSEADAEIARSDPDLDPLGYRALQLFDLAEQYYDRDGLAAALTENLVIDPQEAHILARIEAQERAAAIVYKNMAVDHDLPYVELPSKLDFSNPEHAEYYAQATYTTEDGTTVEGAPVLYNATVPSTAPNPEAGRAFLRFLLSNPEMLTENGLVVTDAFPRPHGPVPEEVLP; encoded by the coding sequence ATGACGAGTCCGGTATCGGATACGGTCCGGAGCAGGTGGGCTGGAACCGGCCACGACGGCGGAACGCTTTCGAGGCGAGGGTTTCTCCAGGCCGCCGGTGCGGCCGGTCTGGGCACCCTCGCTGGCTGTCTCGGCGGCCATTCCGACGTTTCGGTGCTTTCAGCGGGGAGTCTCGCGACGCTCTTCGAGGATACCATCGGGCCGGCGTTCGGTGACGCCCACGAGTACGGGTACCGGGGCGAGTTCCACGGTTCGAACGCGGTGATGCGGATGGTCCTCGACGAACAGAAACGGCCCGACGTGATTGTCAGCGCGGACGCCGAGTTGCTCCGCACGCGCTTGCCCGACGACGTCGCCCCCTGGGACGTCGTCTTCGGGTCGAACGCACTCGTGATCGCCTATGGGCCCGAGACGACCGTCGGGGAACGACTGGAGGCCGACGAACCCTGGCACGAGGTCCTCAGCGAGGCCGACGCGGAGATCGCCCGCTCGGACCCCGACCTGGATCCGCTGGGTTACCGGGCACTCCAGCTGTTCGATCTGGCAGAACAGTACTACGACCGGGACGGGCTGGCCGCAGCCCTCACCGAGAACCTGGTGATCGACCCACAGGAGGCCCACATTCTGGCCCGCATCGAGGCCCAGGAGCGGGCCGCGGCGATCGTCTACAAGAACATGGCCGTGGACCACGACCTGCCCTACGTCGAACTGCCTTCGAAACTGGACTTCTCGAACCCCGAACACGCCGAATACTACGCGCAGGCGACCTACACGACCGAGGACGGAACCACCGTCGAGGGCGCACCGGTGCTCTACAACGCCACCGTCCCGAGTACGGCCCCCAATCCCGAAGCCGGGCGGGCCTTCCTCAGGTTCCTGCTCTCGAACCCGGAGATGCTCACCGAGAACGGCCTGGTCGTCACCGACGCCTTCCCGCGACCACACGGGCCGGTTCCCGAGGAGGTCTTGCCATGA
- a CDS encoding ABC transporter ATP-binding protein, with protein sequence MTLECSRLERRYDDFTFGPVDLTVEPGVTAVLGPSGSGKSTLLSLVAGFEPPDGGTITVDGTRIDQRPPEDRSVGMVFQNYALFPHLSVRENLEFGAVGAESIESTAQLLEIEALLDRDPKTLSGGEAQRVALARALVSDPSVLLLDEPLSSLDAPIRRRLRVELRDVLADLDIPVVYVTHDQEEAAVVGDRLAVLEDGRLVREGPVESVFERPESAFVAEFLGIENVYPATVRTESTNGTVVTVDGAELLAAGEPPDGDLAVAMHPESISLNGQSRTDGDSNSLDCTVSRVLTQHTDATVLLDWPGPDYLTATVSRQIAGQLRVGDTCRATIAPAAVHLTRQDR encoded by the coding sequence ATGACCCTGGAGTGTTCCCGCCTGGAACGGCGGTACGACGATTTCACCTTCGGGCCGGTCGATCTCACGGTCGAACCGGGCGTGACTGCGGTTCTCGGCCCGTCGGGAAGCGGCAAGTCCACGCTGCTCTCGCTGGTCGCCGGGTTCGAGCCGCCTGATGGCGGTACGATCACCGTGGACGGCACTCGGATCGACCAGCGCCCCCCGGAGGACCGGTCGGTCGGGATGGTCTTTCAGAACTACGCGCTCTTCCCGCACCTCTCGGTTCGGGAGAACCTGGAGTTCGGGGCGGTCGGAGCGGAGTCCATCGAGTCGACGGCCCAGCTGTTGGAGATCGAAGCGCTGCTCGACCGGGACCCGAAGACCCTCTCGGGCGGGGAGGCCCAGCGGGTCGCGCTGGCCAGGGCGCTCGTCTCCGACCCCTCGGTACTGTTGCTCGACGAACCGCTCAGTAGCCTCGACGCCCCGATTCGTCGCCGGCTCCGGGTGGAGTTGCGCGACGTCCTCGCCGACCTGGACATTCCGGTGGTGTACGTGACTCATGACCAGGAGGAGGCCGCGGTCGTCGGCGACCGGCTGGCAGTCCTCGAGGACGGTCGGCTGGTCCGTGAGGGGCCTGTCGAATCAGTCTTCGAGCGACCGGAGAGTGCCTTCGTCGCGGAGTTCCTGGGAATCGAGAACGTCTACCCGGCGACGGTGCGTACCGAATCCACGAATGGGACTGTCGTGACGGTCGACGGGGCCGAACTCCTGGCTGCGGGCGAGCCACCGGACGGTGACCTGGCGGTCGCGATGCACCCGGAATCGATCAGCCTGAACGGCCAATCACGGACCGACGGCGACTCGAACAGTCTGGACTGCACCGTCTCGCGGGTCCTCACCCAGCACACCGACGCGACGGTGCTTTTGGACTGGCCCGGCCCGGACTATCTCACAGCCACCGTGAGCAGGCAGATCGCGGGCCAGCTTCGGGTGGGCGACACCTGCCGGGCGACGATTGCGCCCGCCGCTGTGCACCTCACGCGTCAGGATCGCTGA
- a CDS encoding MFS transporter: MNPLQSIARSIAALRGEGRGRILATVATGWGLLVGTRMSYPVLLPYIRQSFDLSLSVAGLLVTIIWLGSALGQLPGGILADRFNERYVMTAGLAVVAGALSIVALVGSPIAVFVGTGLVGVGLSLYPIARITVLSDIYPDNIGSALGVTMATGDIGQTVLPPAAGFIAGAIAWQMGFGILVPLFLLLAGLVWAVVPDSDPSAGTEAGERAISLERARAVIEELRTRTMFLTTVVLFVYLLVWQSFTAFYPTYLVNVKDLSPGVAGTVFALFFGVGVLVKPVAGAAYDRYGMRASLLAVLIGPVFGLAVLPAVEGLWTLVGLTAVISTMLGSGAITQSYLADTIPERIRGTGLGVVRTTAATLGSAGPVLFGVVADRGYFDEGYLLLAGLMVLVVALTVLMPRS; the protein is encoded by the coding sequence ATGAACCCACTCCAGTCTATCGCTCGTTCGATCGCCGCCCTGCGAGGCGAGGGCCGGGGCCGGATCCTCGCCACCGTGGCGACGGGCTGGGGCCTCCTCGTCGGGACGCGGATGAGCTATCCCGTCCTGCTTCCCTACATCCGCCAGAGCTTCGACCTCTCGCTTTCTGTCGCCGGGCTACTCGTCACGATCATCTGGCTGGGCTCCGCGCTCGGCCAGCTCCCCGGCGGGATCCTGGCCGACCGGTTCAACGAGCGCTATGTCATGACCGCGGGGCTGGCGGTCGTGGCGGGGGCCCTCTCGATCGTGGCCCTGGTCGGCAGTCCCATCGCGGTCTTCGTGGGAACCGGCCTGGTCGGCGTCGGACTGTCGCTGTACCCGATCGCGCGCATCACTGTCCTCTCTGACATCTACCCCGACAATATCGGGAGTGCCCTCGGGGTGACGATGGCGACGGGGGACATCGGCCAGACGGTCCTCCCGCCCGCAGCCGGCTTCATCGCCGGGGCCATCGCCTGGCAGATGGGGTTCGGTATACTCGTGCCACTCTTCCTCCTGCTCGCGGGGCTGGTGTGGGCGGTCGTTCCGGACAGCGATCCCTCGGCCGGGACGGAAGCCGGCGAGCGTGCCATCTCACTGGAGCGTGCCCGGGCGGTGATCGAAGAGTTGCGAACCCGGACGATGTTTCTCACCACCGTCGTGCTCTTCGTCTACCTGCTGGTCTGGCAGTCCTTCACCGCCTTCTATCCGACCTACCTGGTCAACGTGAAAGACCTCTCGCCGGGGGTGGCCGGGACCGTGTTCGCCCTGTTCTTCGGCGTCGGGGTTTTGGTCAAACCGGTCGCAGGGGCCGCTTACGACCGATACGGGATGCGCGCGTCGCTTCTGGCGGTCCTGATCGGTCCGGTCTTCGGCCTCGCGGTGCTCCCGGCTGTCGAGGGGCTCTGGACGCTCGTCGGCCTGACGGCAGTCATCAGCACCATGCTCGGATCAGGCGCGATTACCCAGTCGTATCTCGCGGATACGATTCCCGAGCGCATCCGCGGCACCGGCCTGGGCGTGGTGCGAACCACGGCCGCCACGCTAGGGTCGGCCGGCCCAGTACTCTTCGGCGTCGTCGCCGATCGGGGCTACTTCGACGAGGGCTATCTCCTGCTTGCCGGCCTGATGGTGCTGGTCGTGGCGCTCACAGTTTTGATGCCCCGCTCCTGA
- a CDS encoding nicotinate phosphoribosyltransferase, with the protein MTAFDIIPPETIASGKATDAYFDRTVETLEATDTNPHVVAEVTADQFSDGEFELLAGVKDAVELLSGLPIDVWTLPEGTLFDGGPVMRIEGNYLDFARYETSLLGFLSHASGIATNAMRARQAAPETTVLSFGARHVHPSIAAVVERSALIGGLDGFSHVAAGEVLGREAGGTMPHALLICFGRGNQEAAWRAYDETMPAAAPRVALCDTYSDEVDEVLRAAAELGEDLDSVRLDTTSSRRGDFEQIVREVRWELTARDLDDIDIFVSGGLGPADLERLREHVDGFGVGGFVSNADPVDFALDIVEVEGEPAAKRGKLSGTKQVYRTPDGGHHVALVDRVGPSGGTPLLEPVIEDGTVTREFDLDATIDRAARDIERVDPVSDPDA; encoded by the coding sequence GTGACCGCCTTCGACATCATCCCGCCGGAAACGATCGCGTCGGGGAAGGCGACGGACGCCTACTTCGACCGCACGGTCGAGACACTCGAAGCGACCGACACGAATCCCCACGTCGTCGCGGAGGTGACGGCCGATCAGTTCTCCGACGGGGAGTTCGAACTCCTCGCCGGCGTCAAAGACGCCGTCGAACTCCTCTCGGGGCTGCCGATCGACGTGTGGACACTCCCCGAAGGGACGCTGTTCGACGGCGGACCGGTCATGCGAATCGAGGGGAACTACCTCGATTTCGCCCGCTACGAGACCTCGCTTTTGGGCTTTCTCTCACACGCCAGCGGAATCGCGACGAACGCGATGCGGGCGAGACAAGCGGCCCCGGAGACCACGGTCCTGAGCTTCGGGGCTCGACACGTCCACCCCTCGATCGCCGCCGTCGTCGAGCGCTCGGCGCTCATCGGTGGCCTGGACGGCTTCTCCCACGTGGCTGCAGGCGAGGTGCTCGGCCGCGAGGCCGGCGGAACGATGCCACACGCGCTGCTGATCTGTTTCGGTCGGGGCAACCAGGAGGCGGCCTGGCGAGCCTACGACGAGACGATGCCTGCGGCGGCCCCGCGGGTCGCGCTCTGTGACACCTATTCGGACGAGGTTGATGAGGTCCTCCGGGCCGCCGCGGAACTGGGCGAGGACCTCGACAGCGTGCGACTCGATACGACCTCCTCGCGACGGGGCGACTTCGAGCAGATCGTCCGCGAGGTCCGCTGGGAACTAACAGCCCGAGACCTGGACGACATCGACATCTTCGTCAGCGGCGGGTTGGGGCCGGCAGATCTTGAGCGGCTCCGCGAGCACGTCGACGGCTTCGGCGTGGGCGGGTTCGTGAGCAACGCCGACCCCGTTGACTTCGCACTCGACATCGTCGAGGTCGAGGGCGAACCGGCGGCCAAGCGCGGGAAACTCTCCGGCACCAAGCAGGTCTATCGGACCCCCGACGGGGGCCATCACGTCGCGCTCGTCGACCGGGTGGGTCCCTCCGGCGGGACGCCACTCCTGGAACCGGTGATCGAGGACGGAACGGTCACCCGCGAGTTCGATCTGGACGCCACGATCGACCGGGCCGCCCGGGACATCGAGCGGGTCGATCCGGTCAGCGATCCTGACGCGTGA
- a CDS encoding DMT family transporter, with translation MREVTVGGLMVLVAATGLGTLAIFGKFAEATGLSRPTLLFFRFSIGAAIVWGVLLVRNDLTVLSGRPLYATVVLGLLYAALTLAYFRGLAFMTASLTAIVFYTYPIFVFGLSVPLLEEQVTRTALGALGLALGGVVMVVGLDASQISLLGILLVTSAAAGYGIYNVAGRLLVADTDPTHLTAHVLVVTAATIGLVWARAGFHPPQGPTHWGIVLGIGVLGTGMPLLLLYEGLTRIEATHASILGTAEPVATVLLGVTILGESLTLRTVLGAVLILGGVTLVQTTRRHRRWLLAKIGLH, from the coding sequence ATGCGAGAGGTCACTGTCGGCGGGCTGATGGTCCTGGTCGCAGCGACGGGACTCGGCACGCTCGCCATTTTCGGGAAATTCGCCGAAGCCACGGGGTTGAGTCGACCGACGCTACTCTTCTTCCGGTTCAGCATCGGTGCGGCCATCGTCTGGGGCGTACTCCTCGTCCGAAACGACCTAACCGTACTCTCGGGGCGACCGCTCTACGCGACGGTGGTGCTGGGGCTGCTCTATGCCGCGCTCACGCTGGCCTATTTTCGCGGGCTCGCCTTCATGACCGCGAGTCTCACGGCGATCGTCTTCTACACCTACCCGATCTTCGTCTTCGGGCTCTCGGTGCCGCTGCTCGAAGAACAGGTGACCCGAACCGCGCTGGGGGCGCTGGGCCTTGCACTCGGCGGGGTAGTCATGGTCGTCGGACTCGATGCCAGCCAGATCTCGCTTTTGGGGATCCTGCTGGTGACGAGTGCCGCGGCTGGCTACGGCATCTACAACGTCGCGGGCCGGCTCCTGGTGGCCGATACCGATCCCACCCACCTGACCGCCCACGTGCTGGTGGTGACCGCCGCGACGATCGGACTGGTCTGGGCCCGGGCCGGTTTCCACCCGCCACAGGGACCGACCCACTGGGGGATCGTCCTGGGAATCGGCGTGCTCGGCACCGGCATGCCGTTGCTCTTGCTCTACGAGGGACTGACGCGGATCGAAGCGACTCACGCCAGCATCCTCGGGACGGCCGAGCCAGTGGCGACGGTGCTCCTGGGTGTGACGATCCTGGGCGAATCACTTACCTTGCGAACGGTACTCGGGGCCGTCCTGATTCTCGGCGGGGTCACACTCGTCCAGACGACGCGGCGACATCGTCGCTGGCTCCTCGCGAAAATCGGCCTGCACTGA
- a CDS encoding ABC transporter permease: MSYAESVRQISRGHYGFGTRILHENGVFALLGAVLFVYLLYPFLSFFVWGQGLGTGAFFDPKVVSAVKFSLLSAPVSTALATVFGVPLAYVLARTTFPGKVVVDALVVLPLVMPPVVGGVMLLSGFGSFTPIGAAAASLGLPLTDSYLGIVLAQTFVSSPFVVITARSGFASVDREIEQAARSLGKGPIETFRLVSLPLARGSILAGVVLTFARAMGEFGATMMTAYHPSTMPTQIWVTFISEGIAATTPLVIVLLTLGFLVVLALQLAGKRITLAG, translated from the coding sequence ATGAGCTACGCCGAGTCGGTCCGACAGATCTCCCGGGGCCACTACGGCTTTGGCACCCGAATCCTCCACGAGAACGGCGTCTTCGCGCTGCTGGGCGCGGTGCTTTTCGTGTACCTCCTCTATCCCTTCCTGTCCTTTTTCGTGTGGGGCCAGGGACTGGGAACGGGGGCCTTCTTCGACCCCAAGGTCGTCTCGGCGGTGAAGTTCTCGCTGCTCTCGGCGCCGGTTTCGACCGCACTGGCGACGGTCTTTGGGGTTCCCCTGGCGTACGTGCTGGCCCGGACCACGTTCCCCGGGAAGGTCGTCGTCGACGCCCTCGTGGTGCTCCCGCTCGTGATGCCGCCGGTCGTCGGCGGCGTGATGCTCCTCTCGGGCTTCGGCAGTTTCACCCCGATCGGGGCGGCCGCCGCCTCGCTCGGTCTCCCGCTCACCGATAGCTACCTCGGGATCGTCCTCGCCCAGACCTTCGTCTCCTCGCCCTTCGTGGTCATCACGGCTCGGTCCGGGTTCGCGTCGGTCGACCGCGAAATCGAGCAGGCCGCGCGAAGCCTCGGCAAGGGCCCCATCGAGACCTTCCGCCTCGTCTCCCTGCCCCTCGCACGTGGGAGCATCCTCGCGGGTGTGGTCCTGACCTTCGCCAGAGCGATGGGCGAGTTCGGCGCCACGATGATGACGGCCTACCACCCGAGCACGATGCCCACCCAGATCTGGGTCACGTTCATCTCGGAGGGCATCGCGGCGACGACCCCGCTGGTGATCGTCCTGCTGACCCTGGGCTTTCTGGTCGTCCTGGCACTGCAACTGGCGGGCAAACGGATCACCCTCGCCGGATGA
- a CDS encoding Hvo_1808 family surface protein, which produces MRRRLGALALAVLLVTAGCVGAPTPQGFEPGGEDPTATGLDPTPTSNPPPDPETDRLGWEDGYWHNETLDVDPSDGLNRSELDAVVARGMARVEAIRGLEFEKPVPVEIIDRATFRNRSLSDRNHSTAQRLHQNVKFEATFFLGEDESAIQQRSANTASAVLGYYAPGNHSITIVSDGGPPLQMNEVTLAQELFHAVQESTFEVSKLSGDTEERHNAKLGIIEGDGNYVDYLYEKRYSEDLIMPDGSGGGGGGSSTHMGMLALRLQPYSDGPVFVESIRQQSGWAGVNAVYDRPPESTEQTIHPERYPDNKPQHVTVQDRSGPDWSVPDQGEGAIDYAQFGEGGLYVMLWYPSHVETTERNEVTDVVIPYRHFFRTEDSLDMYNYSHPATTGWAGERLVPYVQNDSAVTNETGYVWKIAWESRTDAREFQAAYEELLDYHGAGAVEGRSDTYRIDEGKFADAFRVTRSGTTVTIVNAPTVEELDAVHASG; this is translated from the coding sequence ATGCGTCGTCGACTCGGGGCGCTCGCGCTGGCCGTGCTGCTCGTCACGGCTGGCTGTGTCGGGGCCCCGACACCGCAGGGATTCGAACCCGGTGGCGAGGACCCGACCGCCACCGGACTCGATCCGACCCCGACCTCGAATCCGCCGCCGGATCCGGAGACCGACCGGCTTGGGTGGGAGGACGGCTACTGGCACAACGAGACCCTGGATGTCGATCCGAGCGACGGGCTCAACCGCTCGGAACTCGACGCCGTGGTCGCCCGGGGCATGGCCCGTGTCGAGGCGATCCGTGGCCTGGAGTTCGAAAAGCCGGTGCCGGTCGAGATCATCGACCGGGCGACCTTCCGCAATCGGAGTCTCTCCGATCGAAACCACTCCACGGCCCAGCGGCTCCACCAGAACGTCAAGTTCGAGGCCACCTTCTTCCTGGGGGAGGACGAGAGCGCGATCCAGCAGCGCTCCGCGAACACCGCCTCGGCCGTGCTGGGCTACTACGCCCCGGGAAATCACAGTATCACCATCGTCTCGGACGGCGGGCCGCCGCTCCAGATGAACGAGGTCACGCTGGCCCAGGAACTCTTCCACGCGGTCCAGGAGTCGACCTTCGAGGTCTCAAAGCTCTCCGGTGACACTGAGGAGCGCCACAACGCGAAGTTGGGGATCATCGAAGGGGACGGCAACTACGTCGATTACCTTTATGAAAAACGCTACAGCGAGGACCTGATCATGCCCGACGGGAGCGGCGGCGGAGGCGGTGGTTCGAGCACGCACATGGGCATGCTCGCCCTGCGACTTCAGCCCTACAGCGACGGGCCAGTCTTCGTCGAGTCGATTCGCCAGCAATCCGGCTGGGCCGGCGTGAACGCGGTCTACGACCGCCCGCCGGAGAGCACCGAGCAGACGATCCACCCTGAACGGTATCCGGATAACAAACCCCAGCATGTTACCGTGCAGGATCGATCCGGACCGGACTGGTCCGTACCCGACCAGGGCGAGGGCGCGATCGACTACGCCCAGTTCGGCGAGGGAGGCCTCTATGTCATGCTCTGGTATCCAAGCCACGTCGAGACCACCGAACGGAACGAGGTGACCGACGTGGTGATCCCCTATCGCCATTTCTTCCGCACCGAGGACTCACTCGACATGTACAACTACTCCCACCCGGCGACGACTGGCTGGGCGGGCGAGCGGCTGGTCCCCTACGTGCAAAACGATTCGGCGGTCACCAACGAGACGGGCTACGTCTGGAAGATCGCCTGGGAATCGAGAACCGACGCCCGCGAGTTCCAGGCCGCTTACGAGGAGTTACTTGACTATCACGGTGCGGGGGCCGTCGAGGGTCGATCCGACACGTACCGGATCGACGAGGGGAAATTTGCCGATGCCTTCCGGGTCACTCGATCAGGAACCACCGTGACTATCGTGAACGCACCCACGGTCGAAGAACTGGACGCGGTGCACGCGAGTGGTTAG